CACCCGCGACCACCGGGCGGGGCAGCGGGCGGGTGGGAGCGGCCGTGGCGGCGGTGAAGCGGGCGCCGTGGCGGTCGGAGGCGTCGGTGGCGGCGGCACGGGCCGACGCGGGCACGACGATGGTGCCGTCGTCGGCTCGGCGCAGTTCCACACCCCTCGCCAGCAGGTCGTTGACGGCCGCGGCGTCCTTGCCGTCGCGCGGGGTCAGGGCCAGGTCGCTCCCGGGGGGCGCCTCGACCGACCCCGTCGGCGAGGCGGCGGCCACGGGGCGGCCCCGCACGTCGAGGCCGCCGGAGACCGCCGCCTCGACGGTGGCGCCCCACAGCAGGCCGTGGCTCCAGCCGCTGATGTCGTACATGACGTCCACCCGGTCGGAGATGTCGCGCCCGGCCTCCAGCAGCGCGTTGGCCAGCGCCCGCTTCGGCTGGTGCATGTCGACGACGTACGACCCTGCGGGGTGGTCGCGGCCGGCCAGGGTGAACGGGCGCTCCGCCCGCACCACCCGGACGTCGTGCGCCACCAGGTGGTCCACCAGGCGCGCGGCGGCGGCGCCGGAGCGCTGGCCGGCGCCGACCGGGATGACGTAGGCGCGGGGGAACGTGGTGGTGTAGCGGTCCTCGGGGCCGAAGCCGGGGACGATGCCGTCGGGCGCGGGGCGCTGGGGTTCGCCGAACAGGCCCCGGCGGAACAGCTCGATCTGGTTGTCGAGCATGGACGTGCGGTTGTCGCGCACGTAGTCGAGCGCGCTGCGGACCGTGGCCTCGACGACGTCGGTGTTGATCGCGGAGCGGCGGCGCAGCTCGGTCTCGGGCAGCGCCTGGTACTCGCCCCGGTTGACCCGCGCGGGGACCTCGACCGTGTAGGACACGGCGCCGTGGTACATCGAGTACTGGGCGGTGTAGATGGGCGCCCACCCGTCCCACACGCCGGGTTCGTAGTCGCGGAACGGGATCTCGGGCTTGGCGGCCTCGGGGTGGCCCAGTGCCCGCACGGCCTTCTCCATGCGCAGCCCGCCCGCGTACCCGTGCCGGATGTAGAGGTCGAAGTCGTAGTTCTGGCCGTGCGGCGGGGTGGTGGGCTCGATGAGGGTGTTGGCCACGTACCCGTGCTCGTCGAGCACGAGCAGCGGCTGGATGCGCTTGACGACGTCGCGCAGGGCCCGGGACTCGGGCTGCGAGTTGGTGACGAAGTCGCGGTTGAGGTCGAACCCCGCGCCGTTGGCGCGGGTGCCGGCGACGCGACCGTCGGGGTTGGCGCTGAGGGTGAAGTAGACGCGGTGGCGGCGCAGGAACGGCGCCGCGGAGGGGGTGAGCGCGAGGTCCTCGATGACCCGCAGGGCGCCGTCGGTGCCCTCCCACTCGTCGCCGTGGATGTTGGCGTTGACCCAGACCGGCGCCTTGTAGGCGGCGCGCAGGAGGATGTCGCGGCGCGCGGCCACGGGGTCGTTCTCGATCTTCTCCCGCCACGCGTCCTGGCGGCGGGTCTCGGCGGGCGCCTCGGGCGCGGTGAGGGTGACGAGGTACAGGTCGCGGCCCGCGGTGGAGCGGCCGACGACCTCGACGGACACGCGGTCGCTGCGGCGCTGGAGGTCGTTGAGGCGGGGCGCGAGGGAGTGGTACGGGGCGAGGCCGAGCTTGACGGCCTTGTCGGTGGGGTCCTCGGGGTAGGCGCGGAGCTGGGTGCGGCGGGGGTAGCCGGGGTTGGCGTCGGGCCAGTTGTCGCCGCGCGCGGTGGCGGTGGCGAGCGGCGCGTCGGTGGCGGCGACCTGGTTGCGCTCGGGGCCGTTGCCGGGTTCGTGGCCGCGTCCGGTGGCCCGGTCGGCGGTCGCGGGTGTGGTCAGCGTGGTCAGCAGCAGTGCGGCGAGCAGGATGGAGCGCACCGGTCACCCTCCGATCACCGGGGAACCCGCGGGGGGTTCACGTCCACCCTGACTAGCGGGTGGGTCGGCTCCGGGTCAACCGGTCATCGGGAGGGTCGGCCGGGCGGGGGGCGGGGGCCGTCCGACCCGCGGGAGGGGTCAGCCGGAGCCGAGGCAGACGAACGGCCTGCGCAGGGGGTCGGCGGCGACGGCGTCGGCCAGGGCCACGGCGGGTCGGGCGCCGCCGGCGAGGTGGCGGTGGAAGTCGGCCATCGCGGCGGCGGAGGGCTCGTCGCCCACGCGGCTGGACGCGGCGATGACGGTGCGCGCGCCGCCGGCGAGGAGCGCCCCGGCGAACCCGAGGGGCTCGTCGCCGGGGCGGACGCGGTTGAGGGCGAGTTCGCAGGCGGCGAGCACGACCCGGTGGGGTGGGCGGCGGACGCGGCCGACCTCGTGGGCGAACACGGCGCCGTCGACGAGTTCGAGCCGGGAGAACAGGGCGTTCTCGGGCTCGTGCTCGCCGTGGGCGGCGATGTGGGCGAGTTCGACGCCGTCGAGGGCGTCGAGGACGGCGGCGACGCGGGCTTCCGGGACGCCGAGGAGCGTGGCGTCCCGGTGGTAGCCGGCGAGGCGGTCGATCTCGCCCTCGGCCGCTTCCAGACCGGGGCCGCGGACGAGGAGGACGCCGGCGGCCGGTTCGCGCTCGGCGCGGGTGGCGGACAGCCAGGCGGTGGCGGACGGCACGGCGGTGGTGGGCCGGTTCGCGCAGGTCGGGAGGACGCCCCAGGGCACGACGTAGAGGGCGCCGGTGGGCACGACGACGAGCTCGCGGTCGCCGATCATGGGCGCGAGGGGGCGCAGCAGGAGCCGGTCGAGCTTGTCCGCCTCGCGGCGCGCGGAGGCGGCGATGACGTCGACCAGGGGCGGTGCGAGGTGGTCGGGGGCGAGGGCGTTGAGGTCGGCGTGGAGGCGGCGGGCGCCTTCGGTGGCGGCGGTGGCCGAGCCGAGGCGCACCATGCGGACGCGGTCGTCGGCGAGGACGACGGCGATGAGGTCGTCGTCGACGACGGCGAAGCTGACCAGGGCGCGGCCGTCGAGGCGGGCGAGGACCTCGTCCGGGGTGCCGACCGGGCGGGGTGTGCCCCACGGGCTGGCGGCGCTCCAGCCCAGGCGGGAGGCGGCGCGCTGGCTCGCCTTGAGGCGCGACTCCAGTTCGGCGGTGGGCAGGCCGTCGAGGCGGGCGCGGAGCAGGACGCGGCTGAGCCGGCGCACCTCGGTGATCCGCTCACCCAATTCGGAGTCCACCGTGGACTCGGCGGGGTCGTAGCGGTAGAGCTGGGCGCGGGTGCGTTCGAGCCAGGTGAAGAGGCGTTTGGCGTTGGCGGCCGAGTCGCGGCCGCGCAGCACCAGCCGCACGGCGAGCTCGCCCAGCTCGCGGCCGTGCACGGCGGTGCCGGAGACGAGTTCGAGGCCGCCGAGGCCGTCGCGCATGCGGCCCAGTTCGGCGAGGCCGGCCTTGGCCTGGGCGAGGGCGACGCGCTGGTTGCCGCGGGCGAGGGCGAGTTCGGCGCGGGCGAGCCGAAGCAGCATGCGGTGGTCGATGGGCGCGATGCGGCGGGACTTGGGGACGCTGCGCAGCAGGGCGTCGGCGCGGTCCGGGTCGCCGCGGCGGATCTCCAGGCGGGCGGCGAGGACGAGCGCGAACGCGGCCTGGTCGCCGAGCTTGAGGCGGGCGAGTTCGGCGGACAGCGCTTCGGCGCGGGCGACGACGGTGGCGGAGGGGCGTCCGGCGAGGGCGCGCGCGGCGTCCACGCGGAGGGCGATGAGGCCGGCGACGGCGGCCCACGCGGGGCTGCCGCGGCGGGCGAGCTTGCGCTGGGCGGCGCCCGCCGTGCGCTTGGCGAGCGCCGCGTCACCGTCCTGGAGGGCGGCGGCGGCGCGGAGCAGCTCGGCTTCGGCGACGTCCTGGCCGATGCGCTGGCGGCGCAGGTCCGGCAGGACCTCGTCGAGCAGCCGGCCGGCCTCGTCGGCGAGGCCGACGCTGATCATGGCCTCGGCCTGGTCGATGCGCAGGCGCAGCAGCAGACCCGGTTCGAGTTCCTGGAACGCCCGGTTGGCCTCGTGGTAGTGCCGCAGGGCGACGGGGATGTCGCCGGCGCGCTGCACGGCGTTGCCGAGGGCGTGCTTGGCGATGGCGGCGCGCAGCGGCAGGTCGTGGGCCTCGGCGAGGGCGACGACGCGGTCGAGGTCGCGGACGGCCTTGTCGTGGCGGTGCACCTCGCCGTGGGCGTTGCCCCGGTTGGACAGGGCGAGCGCGAGGAGGTTGACCGCGTCGAGGTCGGGGGACGCGGCCCGCTGGATCACGGCGTCGAGCAGGTCGACGACGACGTCGAGGCTGGCGATGCCCTCGTCGATGCGGCCGACGCGGCACAGCAGGGCGGAGCGGTTGAGGTTCGCGGTGGTGGCGAGCCGGGTGCGCAGCCCGTCGTCGCGCAGTTCCCCCAGTTCGCGGTCGACGGCGGCGAACTGGAGCAGGCCGTCCTCGACGTTGCCGGTCTCACCGAGGCAGAAGGCGAGGAGGCTGAGCAGCCGGATGCGGACCTCGTGGCGCTCCTGCGGGTCGATGCCGGGGGTTTCGAGCAGGTCCAGGCCGCGGCGCATCTGCCGGATGGCGACGGGGTGCCGGTCCGCGGTCGCGGCGTCCAGCGCGCTGTCGCGCAGCTGCCGGGCGAGGGCGACTGCCCGGGCGGACTTCGGCGCAGGCACGGTCATATGAGATCACAACCGGGGAGCGGGCACCGCCGACTCGGCGTCGACGGTGCCCGCCACGTGTCACCGGGTGTGCGCTAGACGGCGGCCGCCGGCTCGCTGCCGGGCTTGTACGGGCCGCCCTGGGGCGTGGGCAGCGGCTCGCTGCCGGGCTTGTAGGGACCGCCGGTGGGCTTCGGCAGCCCGCCGCCGCCCGCGCCGAGGCCACCGCCGGCGCCGAGGCCGGCCTCGGGTGCCACCACGTCGGTCGTCGTGTCGACCATGTCGTCCTCGATCGCGTCGATCTCCGCGACGAGCTCCGGATCGGTTCCAGCCATGACGTCGTCCTCCCCTGCAACGGGCCCTTCCGGGCACCTACGGCGGGTGATCGTCCGGTGGCGACCTCCCCGACCGCCGTCCGAACGGTGGCAAGCCTTACACAGACGGACGCATGCACAAGAGGAAATCTCACTAAGCGCTATCAAGATCACGTCTGACATCGCGATGACCAGCACCGGCATCATCCGTTGAGCTTCGTTACCACTCGAACGGACGAATGTGTTCACAGGATGCATGCACTGTGAGTCCGCAATAAGGGGACCGCGCCGGACCCCGGGAACGCCGGTGGGGGCGGCGCCCGACGGCACCGCCCCCACCCGGACGGACTACTGGGAGCAGCGGGCGATCACGAGCTCCCGCACGCGCTTGGCGTCCGCCTGGCCCTTCGTCGCCTTCATCACCGCGCCGACGATCGCGCCCGCCGCGGCGACCTTGCCGTCGCGGATCTTCGCCGCCACGTCCGGCTGCGCGGCCAGCGCCTCGTCGACCGCCTTCTCCAGCGCGGAGTCGTCGGACACGACCTTCAGGCCGCGCGCCTCGACGACCGCGTCCGGTTCGCCCTCGCCGTCCAGGACGCCGACGACGACCTCGCGGGCCATCTTGTTGGTCAGCTCACCGGAGTTGACCATCGCCACGACCCGCGCCACCTGCGCCGGCGTGATGGCCAGCCCGGACAGCTCGACACCGCGGCCGTTGGCCTGCTGCGGCAGGTACGACACCCACCACGACCGGGCCTCGGCCGACGTCGCGCCCGCCTCGACGGTGGCCGCCACCAGGTCCAGCGCGCCGGTGTTCACCAGGTCGCGCAGCTCCGGGTCGGTGAGGCCCCACTCCCGCTGGACGCGCTTGCGGCGCTCCCACGGCAGCTCCGGCAGCGTCCCGCGCAGCTCCTCGACCCACTCGCGCGACGGCGCGACCGGCACCAGGTCGGGCTCCGGGAAGTACCGGTAGTCCTCCGCGGTCTCCTTCTTGCGCCCCGGCGAGGTGCCACCCGTCGACTCGTCGAAGTGGCGGGTCTCCTGGGTGACCGAGCCGCCGTTCGCGAGCACCGCCGCCTGGCGGGTCATCTCGAACCGCACGGCCCGCTCGACGCTGCGCAGCGAGTTCACGTTCTTCGTCTCGGTGCGCGTGCCCAGCTCGCCCGTGGTCTTCGGCGAGAGCGACACGTTCGCGTCGCACCGCAGCGAGCCCTGGTCCATCCGGACGTCCGACACGTCGAGCGCCTTGAGCAGGTCCCGCAGCGCCGTCACGTACGCGCGCGCCACCTCGGGCGCCCGCTCACCGGTGCCCGGGATCATCTTGGTGACGATCTCGATCAGCGGCACGCCCGCGCGGTTGTAGTCCAGCAGCGAGTGCTCGGCACCGTGGATGCGACCGGTCGCGCCACCGACGTGCAGCGACTTGCCGGTGTCCTCCTCCATGTGGGCGCGCTCGATCTCGACCCGCACGACCTCGCCGTCGTCCAGCGCCACGTCGAGCCAGCCGTTGAACGCGATCGGCTCGTCGTACTGCGAGGTCTGGAAGTTCTTCGGCATGTCCGGGTAGAAGTAGTTCTTCCGGGCGAACCGGCACCACTCGGCGATCTCGCAGTTCAGCGCGAGGCCGATGCGGA
This region of Saccharothrix longispora genomic DNA includes:
- a CDS encoding M14 family zinc carboxypeptidase; amino-acid sequence: MRSILLAALLLTTLTTPATADRATGRGHEPGNGPERNQVAATDAPLATATARGDNWPDANPGYPRRTQLRAYPEDPTDKAVKLGLAPYHSLAPRLNDLQRRSDRVSVEVVGRSTAGRDLYLVTLTAPEAPAETRRQDAWREKIENDPVAARRDILLRAAYKAPVWVNANIHGDEWEGTDGALRVIEDLALTPSAAPFLRRHRVYFTLSANPDGRVAGTRANGAGFDLNRDFVTNSQPESRALRDVVKRIQPLLVLDEHGYVANTLIEPTTPPHGQNYDFDLYIRHGYAGGLRMEKAVRALGHPEAAKPEIPFRDYEPGVWDGWAPIYTAQYSMYHGAVSYTVEVPARVNRGEYQALPETELRRRSAINTDVVEATVRSALDYVRDNRTSMLDNQIELFRRGLFGEPQRPAPDGIVPGFGPEDRYTTTFPRAYVIPVGAGQRSGAAAARLVDHLVAHDVRVVRAERPFTLAGRDHPAGSYVVDMHQPKRALANALLEAGRDISDRVDVMYDISGWSHGLLWGATVEAAVSGGLDVRGRPVAAASPTGSVEAPPGSDLALTPRDGKDAAAVNDLLARGVELRRADDGTIVVPASARAAATDASDRHGARFTAATAAPTRPLPRPVVAGAVAADELKALRDMGFEVRPVSTATLNAGADLAGVNVLLVSSGLRHDQLVPAARAAVDAFLTRGGVVTRGATGARFATDTALLPVRPVAGREDANGVVSVVDGVGVQDHSFVYAPHWFTDLGGEVRALQRYGGLVAGHWASRPDGTGGQSEAAGQAAVVAGRSPRGGEAVLFGTEPLFRDHPKGLYWQVADAIYRTAR
- a CDS encoding CHAT domain-containing protein, which translates into the protein MPAPKSARAVALARQLRDSALDAATADRHPVAIRQMRRGLDLLETPGIDPQERHEVRIRLLSLLAFCLGETGNVEDGLLQFAAVDRELGELRDDGLRTRLATTANLNRSALLCRVGRIDEGIASLDVVVDLLDAVIQRAASPDLDAVNLLALALSNRGNAHGEVHRHDKAVRDLDRVVALAEAHDLPLRAAIAKHALGNAVQRAGDIPVALRHYHEANRAFQELEPGLLLRLRIDQAEAMISVGLADEAGRLLDEVLPDLRRQRIGQDVAEAELLRAAAALQDGDAALAKRTAGAAQRKLARRGSPAWAAVAGLIALRVDAARALAGRPSATVVARAEALSAELARLKLGDQAAFALVLAARLEIRRGDPDRADALLRSVPKSRRIAPIDHRMLLRLARAELALARGNQRVALAQAKAGLAELGRMRDGLGGLELVSGTAVHGRELGELAVRLVLRGRDSAANAKRLFTWLERTRAQLYRYDPAESTVDSELGERITEVRRLSRVLLRARLDGLPTAELESRLKASQRAASRLGWSAASPWGTPRPVGTPDEVLARLDGRALVSFAVVDDDLIAVVLADDRVRMVRLGSATAATEGARRLHADLNALAPDHLAPPLVDVIAASARREADKLDRLLLRPLAPMIGDRELVVVPTGALYVVPWGVLPTCANRPTTAVPSATAWLSATRAEREPAAGVLLVRGPGLEAAEGEIDRLAGYHRDATLLGVPEARVAAVLDALDGVELAHIAAHGEHEPENALFSRLELVDGAVFAHEVGRVRRPPHRVVLAACELALNRVRPGDEPLGFAGALLAGGARTVIAASSRVGDEPSAAAMADFHRHLAGGARPAVALADAVAADPLRRPFVCLGSG
- the gatB gene encoding Asp-tRNA(Asn)/Glu-tRNA(Gln) amidotransferase subunit GatB — its product is MTSVDELMDYAEVVERYDPVLGLEVHVELHTNTKMFCGCANAFGGEPNTNVCPVCLGLPGALPVVNATAIESAIRIGLALNCEIAEWCRFARKNYFYPDMPKNFQTSQYDEPIAFNGWLDVALDDGEVVRVEIERAHMEEDTGKSLHVGGATGRIHGAEHSLLDYNRAGVPLIEIVTKMIPGTGERAPEVARAYVTALRDLLKALDVSDVRMDQGSLRCDANVSLSPKTTGELGTRTETKNVNSLRSVERAVRFEMTRQAAVLANGGSVTQETRHFDESTGGTSPGRKKETAEDYRYFPEPDLVPVAPSREWVEELRGTLPELPWERRKRVQREWGLTDPELRDLVNTGALDLVAATVEAGATSAEARSWWVSYLPQQANGRGVELSGLAITPAQVARVVAMVNSGELTNKMAREVVVGVLDGEGEPDAVVEARGLKVVSDDSALEKAVDEALAAQPDVAAKIRDGKVAAAGAIVGAVMKATKGQADAKRVRELVIARCSQ